From Prosthecobacter vanneervenii, the proteins below share one genomic window:
- a CDS encoding response regulator, whose product MKILIVEDDQNKLAQLRSFILQHTPSIFIESCCSYRSALARLLEEEPFDLILLDMSMPTFDKSPSESGGRNRPFGGKDILRKLKHKGVKTPVVVVTQFTHFGEGKSCISLDVLKQQLAEEGFENYQTTIFYNAQGTTWEVELKHWLSHGGLK is encoded by the coding sequence ATGAAAATACTGATAGTAGAAGATGACCAGAATAAGCTGGCCCAACTGAGGTCGTTCATACTACAGCATACGCCCTCGATTTTTATAGAGTCTTGCTGCTCATATAGAAGTGCTTTGGCACGCCTCTTAGAGGAAGAGCCTTTTGACTTAATATTATTAGATATGTCAATGCCTACATTCGATAAATCTCCCTCGGAAAGTGGAGGTCGGAACAGGCCCTTCGGAGGGAAAGATATTTTAAGAAAGCTTAAGCACAAGGGTGTCAAAACGCCGGTTGTTGTTGTCACACAATTTACCCATTTTGGTGAGGGAAAAAGTTGCATTTCCCTCGATGTCTTAAAGCAGCAATTGGCGGAAGAAGGCTTCGAGAATTATCAGACTACTATATTTTACAATGCGCAGGGGACAACATGGGAGGTTGAACTTAAACATTGGCTTTCACATGGAGGTCTAAAATGA
- a CDS encoding phosphorylase family protein — MIKILIVDDSPEKRASILDAIRSVPKAHELDIKEATCIISAKEKMLSETFDLCILDIHLPQRNDDTPRPRGGVDLITAVCSSPRYQRPRSIIALTAYQEIKDETSAAFANNNVVVLHYDRSVYGWQSTISIEVERLLVDHDRQNSDFGFDVCILTALHDPELKAVLQLDYSWSVAHCSSDSRQYYKGTLVSGDKSLRIAAMAAQQMGMPAAAVLASRMIHEFKPKYLVMAGIAAGVKGEVEYGDVLVADPSFDYLSGKLKAGENSNTFLPDPLPFRLDSFISDIVRSVAADENALTAIRSKWRGHKPNHNLAIRIGPLATGSTVLAFDGSLEETRTNWRKLIGFDLETYGVFCAANHFGVPRPFVLSAKAVTDFADGVKDDKWREYAAYTSAGVIDLVLQQLIKVV, encoded by the coding sequence ATGATCAAAATATTAATTGTAGACGACAGCCCGGAGAAGAGAGCTTCAATTCTTGACGCTATTAGAAGTGTGCCAAAAGCGCATGAGCTCGACATTAAAGAAGCTACTTGCATTATTAGTGCCAAAGAAAAAATGTTGTCTGAAACATTTGACTTGTGTATTCTCGACATTCATCTGCCCCAGCGAAATGACGATACACCGAGGCCCCGCGGAGGAGTCGATTTAATCACAGCAGTGTGCAGTAGTCCACGCTATCAACGACCCCGTTCCATTATTGCTCTAACGGCATATCAGGAAATAAAAGACGAGACTTCCGCTGCCTTTGCTAACAATAACGTTGTTGTGTTGCACTACGATCGCTCAGTGTATGGGTGGCAATCCACAATTTCAATTGAAGTAGAGCGGCTTCTCGTAGACCATGATCGGCAGAATAGTGACTTTGGCTTCGATGTATGTATTCTTACTGCCCTCCACGATCCTGAATTGAAAGCGGTCCTCCAGTTGGACTACTCATGGAGCGTTGCTCACTGCTCATCTGATTCAAGACAGTATTATAAAGGAACTCTGGTTTCCGGTGATAAGTCTCTTCGCATAGCAGCAATGGCCGCTCAACAGATGGGAATGCCCGCTGCAGCAGTACTCGCTTCAAGGATGATTCATGAGTTCAAACCCAAATATTTAGTAATGGCCGGTATTGCTGCAGGTGTGAAAGGAGAAGTTGAGTACGGGGACGTTTTAGTTGCAGATCCTTCCTTTGATTATCTTAGTGGTAAACTGAAGGCCGGTGAGAATTCAAATACGTTCTTACCTGATCCACTACCATTTAGGTTGGACTCTTTCATATCTGACATTGTTCGATCAGTTGCGGCTGACGAAAATGCTTTAACTGCAATTCGCTCCAAATGGAGAGGTCATAAACCAAATCACAACTTAGCGATTAGAATTGGTCCCCTAGCCACCGGATCCACGGTTTTAGCGTTTGATGGCTCTTTGGAGGAAACACGCACTAACTGGAGAAAACTGATTGGATTTGATTTGGAAACATATGGCGTTTTTTGCGCCGCTAACCACTTTGGTGTACCTAGGCCATTCGTTCTTTCCGCCAAAGCGGTCACAGACTTTGCTGATGGAGTTAAAGATGACAAGTGGCGGGAATATGCGGCTTACACAAGTGCGGGTGTTATAGACTTGGTTCTCCAGCAACTTATTAAGGTTGTCTAA